The DNA segment CTGCTGGACTGCTAGGCGGTGCGTAAATATACGACAAGATCCACTACAAAGTGGGGACAGACTCAAAATCGGTTGCACGCACGCGAATCTCCTCTTCGCCCTCTTCGAAACGTGTCAAATCAGTGGATCCTTCGATTTTCAAGAAGGCACAAGCCAGAGCGACCCACCAGTAGGTCCATTCAGACGATAAAAATTCACCAAAAACAGTATTAATCGACAAGGCAGTACAACTGGCAATAAGCGCAACACCACAAAACTGAAACTTGTCCGAATCGGTATTCGCCCACATTTTCCGACAGAGCGTAAAAAATGGGATGCCTATCATCATCAATTTCAGCGCGAGCCCCTGTAAGCCCCACTCGCAGGCATCATTGATGTACCCGTTATGAACCGACTTTTCCGAGTCGATTCCCAAGTAACGCGGACCAAAAATCTTTTGAAATGCATCCCCCCCGTTACCAAGCGGATAATCCTTGATAATCCGAATCCCTGCTTTCCAATACTCGATCCTTCCCGAAGCGGAACCATCCCTATCCTCTGCGCTGGCAAAGGTTGTTTTGAAACGGGTAATAATCGTCGAGTCACCAAGCAGCATAAAGAAACAAAGGCCACCAAGACACAATGCATAAATGGCAAGTCGTTTCATGCGTCCAGTCGAAAAGATAACAAACGTCGGGGCTGCTACGATCAGCGACAAGAAGGAGCTCCGGCTATTACAAAGAAGGATCAAATTAACAATGAACGGCATACAAATAACAGACATGATCTTTGTTTTGATCCTGCCAATGAAGAACAAAGACCCGACCAAAGGCAAGGTTGTAACACAGAGTGATGCCAAATAGTTCGCATCCTTTGCCCCCGGCACTCCCATACCTTCCAGCCTACCGGCCGCCATGGCTCCACGCGAATTAATCGTTGCCTCATACCCGACATACGAACACCCCAACAAGATCGCGACCAAGACGATTCCAAAATCGGATCGATTCTTGATAGCGGATCGCATCACAAAAAAGAGCAACACAAACTTCAGCAGGAGCGTGTAGGCCCAATTACTTATGGCAAGACTCGGCGCCAACAGATAGTGTACAAAGGTTGCATTCAGGACAAAGGCAAGAACAATCAGGGTAACCAGCCTAGAAGCCCGGCAGGGGGGCAATTGTTCCTTACCAAAATGCAGAATAACTACAACCAACAAAAGTAAGCTTGCCAGCAAGGTCCAACGCGGTCCTGCCAGCATCCCCGTTTTCCCCCACCACCAAAAAGCTGGAGCGGCGAAGAAGGTCAGCATATAGAGCACGACACCCCAAACAGGACGCCGAAACGCAAGTCCCGTGAATAGCACGAACAACAACAACCAGACGATTGCGGTAAGACTCATTGCAATATTTCATCCACGAGGGGACTTGGCAACAACGATCACTGGGACAGCGGTAAACAACGTCGTGGCTGAGGGCACGTGACGAAACGAGCATCGAGTGGGACGTCCGAATCCCACCGACACAACACCTCACAGAATCCGATAGACACTTCCTCTAACGACTGCACCAGAGCCAAAAACCAAATGCTCAGACGGTCGGTGATTTGTATTTCATTGCAGCAGTCGATTAACAGAAACGGCCAACGACCGTCGCCTTCTTTGAACTTGAGTGACAACCAAATCCATGGCACAACACTCTGCCTACCGAATATAACACCGTTTCGCAGCATAACTGAACCTAAGCGAACACCGAGTCAAACAGAATATCCCAACCGACGACTCACATCGCCGGCAACAATTTTACAGACCCGCCGCTCATACCAGGAAACCTTGGTCTTTCCGCTCGCGCCTACGCGGCGGGACAATACGCGTGAATCAATTTTCATCCCAATCACCGCCTCCAGTTTTTCGATCGCCTGACCGCCGGCAGTGACATCCTCATACTTAAGCAACACCGATCGAGAATCCAATTGATGATTGAGAAAGGTATTGGCAAGATAAGCCCAGATTGCGAAAAAAGACCAGGCATTTCGAACTTGATGATGCGGATACACGGCACACCAATCCTTACCTTTATAAGACGCATAGGCATCGAGCGGGTTACGCACGAGGAAGACAAAGATAGAATCGGGATAGAGCCAGCGCAGATATGTTGCATGATGAGCGCTGAGCCGAACCCATTTCGCCCCCCACTCGTTAAACCCCAATCCCTTGGCCGGTTTTCCAAGTAGCCCTTCAACAAATTCCATATGGGTCTGTCGTAAGGTTGAAATCCCGGGATTAAGATTCGCTATCCATTGTTGCGACAAATCGCCCGACATGTTTTGGATTGAATACTTTAAATGAGGGTCATCTTTTGTGATGCCTGAAATGGTGGAAGCCAATCGACAGATTGGAATTCGATCACCGAACGGTTCTCCCCACATCAAACGCTGCCGATCAGAACAGATCAAGCGTTGTAGAAGAGTTGACCCAGATCGCCATCCAGCACTCAACAAAAATACGGGACTCGAACAGACCATTTCGTAATCTTCGTCGGTTCCCATCGACTCCAGATTCGAGACCCCCTGCTGGAGGTCCTCACCCCGCATTTCGCGAGGCACAAGTCTTCGGATAATACCGCCAGAAAAATCTCTCATGAAATGCCTTGGTGCGAGATGCGAACGTCGCGGAGAGTCCAAAGAGCAGGTTCTTGACGATACGACTGAACTCATCACTGGTCACTCACCAAATCAAAAACTTGTTCGAGTCGGCCTGCCAGGTCACTAACACAGTATCGCTCGAGGCGTGCAGGATCACCTTCCGCAGAACAAGTACCTGTTTTTTGGTGGATCTCAAATGCGTCAAACAAACATTTCGAAATCGCCTCAATATCACGAGTCTCAACTGTCCAACCCCATTGCTCGCGCTTAATCATCGAGTCGACAGCACCTTGGGGATCACAAAGAGCCAAGACCCGCTTGCGAGTGTACGCATACTCATAAAGTTTTGCCGGAATTTGCAATGTGGTATCCGGCTGTACAAGCAGCAACAAATCAGAAGCACAAATCACCTTCATGACTTCGGCATGCGGTACCCACTCTTTCCAGGTGAGACACGTCTTAAAACGATGATCGGATAACAACCGAGTCAATTCAGGATCCCGAAGATCACACGAACCAACAAATTGAATATGAATCTGACTTGGGTCCAATTGTTTTGTCTCGAACAATCTTTGAACCGCAAGTAAAAAAGAAACCGGAGTGCGCTTTGCATAGAAACTGCCGGTGTGCGTTACGGTGAAACGCTCATTCCCCCCTGAATCCAAAGGGGAAATGTCTCGAAAATCTTCAGGATCCACACCACATGTAATCACTCTCACTTTTTCTCGCGGAACTTGAAACCTTTGGACAAAATCCTCCGCCAATTCATCGGTATTTGCAATTACAAGGTCACTTTTTCGGAGCAAAAACTTTTCCAAAGCTAGATCAATTCGATCAAGCAAGAAACCTTTCTGCTTTTTCCACGGATTGCTGCCCCAGGGATCCATATAATCAATGACTAGC comes from the Pirellulaceae bacterium genome and includes:
- a CDS encoding glycosyltransferase, with translation MVSTDQKCPSSKEQSKRSPRQFQGSVLAIAYSLPPLTSSGAIRNYKILENIRSQNWQVHLLTSRPSQADFSRDSELFQASSISRAARLNILQLLLDFRDACFRNRATIERNEPTANVEEQNGKSKKGVWQSIKDFISDLLEMPDARIGWFPASVWQGARVMRREKPRVIYAVGKPWTAFLVGYALKFWFRKPLVIDYMDPWGSNPWKKQKGFLLDRIDLALEKFLLRKSDLVIANTDELAEDFVQRFQVPREKVRVITCGVDPEDFRDISPLDSGGNERFTVTHTGSFYAKRTPVSFLLAVQRLFETKQLDPSQIHIQFVGSCDLRDPELTRLLSDHRFKTCLTWKEWVPHAEVMKVICASDLLLLVQPDTTLQIPAKLYEYAYTRKRVLALCDPQGAVDSMIKREQWGWTVETRDIEAISKCLFDAFEIHQKTGTCSAEGDPARLERYCVSDLAGRLEQVFDLVSDQ
- a CDS encoding O-antigen ligase family protein; protein product: MSLTAIVWLLLFVLFTGLAFRRPVWGVVLYMLTFFAAPAFWWWGKTGMLAGPRWTLLASLLLLVVVILHFGKEQLPPCRASRLVTLIVLAFVLNATFVHYLLAPSLAISNWAYTLLLKFVLLFFVMRSAIKNRSDFGIVLVAILLGCSYVGYEATINSRGAMAAGRLEGMGVPGAKDANYLASLCVTTLPLVGSLFFIGRIKTKIMSVICMPFIVNLILLCNSRSSFLSLIVAAPTFVIFSTGRMKRLAIYALCLGGLCFFMLLGDSTIITRFKTTFASAEDRDGSASGRIEYWKAGIRIIKDYPLGNGGDAFQKIFGPRYLGIDSEKSVHNGYINDACEWGLQGLALKLMMIGIPFFTLCRKMWANTDSDKFQFCGVALIASCTALSINTVFGEFLSSEWTYWWVALACAFLKIEGSTDLTRFEEGEEEIRVRATDFESVPTL
- a CDS encoding sulfotransferase, with amino-acid sequence MRDFSGGIIRRLVPREMRGEDLQQGVSNLESMGTDEDYEMVCSSPVFLLSAGWRSGSTLLQRLICSDRQRLMWGEPFGDRIPICRLASTISGITKDDPHLKYSIQNMSGDLSQQWIANLNPGISTLRQTHMEFVEGLLGKPAKGLGFNEWGAKWVRLSAHHATYLRWLYPDSIFVFLVRNPLDAYASYKGKDWCAVYPHHQVRNAWSFFAIWAYLANTFLNHQLDSRSVLLKYEDVTAGGQAIEKLEAVIGMKIDSRVLSRRVGASGKTKVSWYERRVCKIVAGDVSRRLGYSV